A window of Pullulanibacillus sp. KACC 23026 genomic DNA:
AGCCCTTCCTATGGCTGTTGTACCTTTTTAATGAAACAGGGGGACGGTTCTTGCGTTTCAAAATCTGCAAAAAAAGAAAACTAAAATATACTTAAGAATCTAGACACCAATCTAAGAGAAGGGTGGGATTGTTTGATTACCTACTCAGAGCTTGTCCAAAAGCAGCGAGCCTTATTTAGGAGCGGCCAAACGCGATCATTGGCTTTTCGTACCCAGGCATTGCGAAAGCTTCGTGAGAGCATACGTCGGCATGAACGCGATTTGACAGCGGCGCTCAAACAGGATTTAAATAAATCAGAATTTGAATCGTATTCAACAGAAATCGGTGTGGTCCTAGCGGAAATAGGGTTTACCTTAAAACATCTTAGAAAGTGGATGAAGCCAAGGAAAGTTAAGACGCCTATCACTCATTTGGGGTCAACCGGCTACATCTATCAAGAGCCTTATGGGGTGGCCTTGATTATTGCCCCTTGGAACTATCCATTTCAATTAGCTGTGGCTCCTTTAATTGGGGCGATAGCAGCAGGAAACTGTGCCATTCTTAAACCATCTGAGCTCACCCCTTGCACATCTGCGGTCTTGGCCAAGCTTATTAATGAGGCTTTTCCTGAAGACTACATTAGAGTGATCGAAGGGGAAGTGGAGGTCAGCCAAGCCCTTTTAAAGGAAGATGTTGATTATATCTTTTTTACAGGGAGTGTCCCGGTCGGAAAAATAGTGATGGAGCAAGCTTCAAAGAACTTAACGCCTGTTACGCTTGAACTCGGTGGGAAAAGCCCCTGTATTGTCCATGAGGAGGCTAATCTCAAGCTTGCAGCTAAGCGCATTGCATGGGGGAAGTTTATGAATGCGGGCCAGACCTGTATTGCGCCGGACTATCTGTATGTCCATCAACCTATTAAAGCCCTTTTTTTGGAAGAGCTAACTAAAGCAATAAAAGAGCTGTATGGAGCTCAGCCCATTCAAAATCCCAATTTTACTCATATTGTCAGTGAACGTCACTTTGACCGTTTAACCACCTTCCTGTCAAATGGGGATTTGTATTATGGAGGAGAGACCGACCGGGACCAGCTTGCTATTGCACCTACCATTCTGACCAACCTAGACTGGCAAGCCCCTGTGATGCAGGATGAGATTTTCGGTCCTATCCTTCCTGTGCTGGAGTTTACCTCCCTAACAGAAGTCTTAAATGGGGTGCTTGATCATCCCAAACCATTATCCCTCTATCTTTTTTCTGAGAATCAATCCGTACAGGAGACCGTTCTTCAAACGCTTTCCTTTGGTGGTGGCTGTGTGAATGACACGGTCTATCATTTTGCCTCTCCTTATTTGCCGTTTGGCGGTGTCGGGAGCAGCGGGATAGGCGCTTACCATGGTAAAGGCAGCTTTGACACGTTTAGTCACGAAAAGAGCGTGTTGAAGCAAACGACCCGCTTTGATCTTCCCTATCGCTATCCAAACGTGAAGAATGGCTTGAAAAAAATAAAACGATTCTTGAAATAAAACGAATGTATAAACAACGATTCCTAGCTATTAGTAAACAGGGTGTCCACCGAGGCGGACGCCCTGTTATTTATTCAGATTAATTTAATTTATATTTCCTTATTTTATTATAGAGTGTCACACGTGAAATCCCTAGCATCTTAGCGGCGGCTGACTTGTTTCCGTATGTCTTTTCAAGGGCTTGTTGAATCGTCTTAAGTTCTTCAAGATCCCCTCTTTGTGGAGCAAGTTCAATGGGGAGTGCTTCAGGTTGAGTGGGAGACTTTCTCCCATTCATCAATAGATTATTAGGTAAGTGATGGGGATGAATGCCATCCTCGTCAGCCAGTATGATCATGTGTTCAATTGTATTTCGCAGCTGCCGGATATTTCCCCCCCATGGATGGTGAAGAAACGTATACATGACTTCAGGTGCAATAGTAGGGATAGGACGATGATATTTGTTGGAAAACTCCTGAACGAACAATTGGACAAGCTCTGGAATATCCTCTATACGACTGCGAAGAGGCGGAATTTGAATGGAGACGACATTCAATCGATAATAGAGGTCCTGCCGGAAGGTCCCCTCAGAAATCATCTCCTCCAAATTCCGATTCGTAGCGGCGATGATCCGAACATCAAACGGAATAGCCTTCGTTCCGCCGACACGGTAATAGTCCCTCTCTTGAAGAACACGAAGCAATTTGACTTGAAGATCGAGTGGCAATTCCCCAATCTCATCTAAAAAAAGGGTGCCTCCTTTTGCTAGATCAAATTTTCCTTGTTTGCCTTCTCGAGCAGCTCCTGTGAAGGCTCCCTTTTCATATCCAAATAGTTCACTTTCAAACAAAGAGGCTGGAATAGCGCCGCAGTTCAAATCGACAAAGGGTTTCTTAGCTCTAGAACTGGCTTTATGAATAGCTTGAGCGAAAAGTTCTTTGCCGACACCGCTTTCACCATTAATTAAGACAGAGGCATCTGTTCTGGCCACTTTTTTGGCTAGCGTTATCGCTGACAAGAGTTCAGGACTTCTCCCTTTAATTTTGTGGAAGGGGTCATTGGCGTTAATGGTATCAATTTTTTGCTCAAGAGCTTGAATATAAGCGGTTTGGCTTGCAAGTCCTTCATTTAATCGGACTAAATCATTAATATTGCGTTCAACAGAAAGTCCTCCGACTTGCTGCTTATTGATTTCGATTGGCCTTGTGCTCACTAAGACATGGACATCTGAACGGGACTGGTTATATTGATGCTCTATAATGGTGCCGTTCTTTAAAGTATTCATAAGCATGAGGGATTCCTCTTTGAAGAAATCCGTGATGGGCTTACCGATGATCTCTTCTTGGTCGCATTGGTAGAGCTTTTCGGCGCTTTTGTTCCAAGATAAAACGATTCCATTTTGGTCGACAACGGTTACCGCATCTTCAACCGCTTGAAGAAGGGCTTCATAAAAGTGTGAAGTGGTTTGCCACAAATTATATAACGTGTGAGTCAGGAGAGAGTGCGGAATCCACCCCACATAATCTCCTTTAGAATTTATGAGGGCAATATCCTGACACAACATGGAAGGGTCCAGGGCTGACAAAAGCGTCTCTTGGGAGAGGGTCACCAAATGCTTGCGGGATGGGGTCTCATCCCATGGTAAGGCAATCGCGTTCAGGGTCAGATCAAATGGAATCAAATTTATCGCCTCCATAATAAGTGAGTGGTGAGTGGTGCCTTTTTCTATTAATCTATTAAAAGTAAAATTGAGAAATCAGAGATGGGTTGCTTCATGAATGTGAGCGTCATAGCGTTCTATTTGTGAAACAACCATTTACACGTGTAAATGCTATATTAACATAATCTTTACAATTATGTTTAATTACAGTTTACACTTTATTGGGGAATCCTTTCAATAGCGGGTTTTTAATGTTGGCATGAAAATTGCATAGTAATGGGTAGTAAGAAACGACTAATTATTTGGAGGGATTTAAAAATGGTTACAGCTTACCGTCACGAACCTTTCACAGACTTTACTATAGAAGAAAATAAGCAAGCGATTCAAGAAGCCTTAAGAAATCTTAACAGCCAGCTTGGTGAGCATTTTCCATTGGTCATTGGAGGAGAACGCATTCAAACGGAAGAACAGGTCATCTCCTATAATCCGGCTAATAAGACAGAGGTTATTGGAACGGTCTCAAAGGTGAATAAAGAGTTGGCCGAAAAAGCCATGCAAGTCGCTCTCGAAACCTTTGAAACATGGAAAAATTGGGATCCTGAATCACGTGCGCGCATTCTATTTAAGGCAGCGGCCATTATTCGTCGCCGCAAACAGGAATTCAATGCTTACTTGGTCAAAGAAGGCGGCAAGCCTTGGAAAGAAGCGGATGGTGAAACCGCGGAGTGCATTGATTTCTTAGAATACTACGGCCGCCAAATGCTTCGGTTAAAAAATGGTTCAAAAGTGAACAGCCGGGCCAATGAATTTAACACTTTTACTTATATTCCTCTCGGTGTCGGGATTGTCATTTCACCGTTTAACTTTTCATTAGCGATTATGGGTGGAACAACTGTTGCTGCAATCGTAACAGGTAACACCGTGTTGCTAAAACCATCTGATCGTACTCCTGTTGTTGCAGCTAAGTTTGTCGAGGTAATGGAGGAAGCCGGATTACCGGCAGGTGTTCTTAATTATATTCCTGGTGCTGAGCCAGAAATCGGGGATTATTTGGTTGGACATCCCAAAACTCGTTTTGTTTCCTTCACAGGTTCCCGTGCGGTTGGCTGCCATATCTATGAGCACGCAGCCAAGGTTCAGCCCGGTCAAAAATGGCTAAAGCGGGTTATCGCTGAAATGGGCGGTAAGGATACAGTTGTCGTAGATGAATCAGCAGACATCGATTTGGCTGTTGAATCCATTGTGTACTCTGCATTTGGTTATGCCGGCCAAAAATGCTCTGCAGGCTCTAGAGCGGTCGTTCATGAGAAGATCTATGATGAAGTGCTTGAAAAGTGTGTGGCACTGACTAAGACGTTAACCGTTGGCACCCCTGAGGAAGGTCAATATATGGGGCCGGTTATCGATAAAGGCCAATTCGATAAGATTATGAATTATATCGAGATCGGTAAAGGGGAAGGTCGTTTAGTAACAGGCGGCGAGGGTGATGACTCAATCGGTTACTTCATCCAGCCAACGATTATTGCGGATGTCGATGAAAAAGCACGGATTATGCAAGAGGAAATCTTTGGGCCAGTCCTTGCTTTCTGTAAAGCTAAAGATATGGATCATCTGATGGAGATTGCGAATAACACAGAGTACGGCTTAACAGGCGCCTTCCTTTCGAAAAACCAAGCTCATTTAGAGCGTGCCCGCCGTGAATTCCATGTCGGGAATCTTTACCTTAACCGTGGCTGTACAGCAGCGATTGTAGGGTATCAGCCTTTTGGCGGTTTCAACATGTCAGGAACCGACTCCAAAGCAGGAGGTCCGGATTACTTAATTCAGCACATGCAGGCTAAATCCATTGGTGAGCAGCTTTAATACTAGGGGATTACCCGAATTAGCCGTTTACCTTTGGGCAAACAAGCTCCAAAGGATTTGAATACTATTAAATTAAGAGACTAAAAAACTTTAGGTAAAGTAAATTGATCCCTGAGCGGTGCCGTTAAATTGTCTGTACCGCTCAAGTGTTCTATTTCCCTTAAAATAAGGAGGTTATGTTCATGTTGGCAGCCGTTTCTAAAAGTTTCTTCTATGCCTTATCAGAAAATAAATCATTAAATAAAGCGGCAAAAAAATGGGGATTTAGATTTGGTGCAGGACAGGTAGTGGCAGGAGTAGACATTGAAAGTGCCATTCGAAAGGTCAAGGAATTAAATGATCTAGGGATTACAGCTACACTCGATCATCTAGGAGAGTTTGTTTCAAGCCGTGAAGAGGCCACCGAATCAACCGATTATTGTATAAAAGTATTGGAAGCGATTGCTGAATCAGGTGTGAAAAGTACGCTTTCAGTCAAAATGACGCAACTTGGCTTAGACATTGATCAAGAATTTTGTTTTGAGAATATGTGCCGTATTCTTGAAACGGCCAAAACTCATGATCTA
This region includes:
- a CDS encoding aldehyde dehydrogenase — translated: MITYSELVQKQRALFRSGQTRSLAFRTQALRKLRESIRRHERDLTAALKQDLNKSEFESYSTEIGVVLAEIGFTLKHLRKWMKPRKVKTPITHLGSTGYIYQEPYGVALIIAPWNYPFQLAVAPLIGAIAAGNCAILKPSELTPCTSAVLAKLINEAFPEDYIRVIEGEVEVSQALLKEDVDYIFFTGSVPVGKIVMEQASKNLTPVTLELGGKSPCIVHEEANLKLAAKRIAWGKFMNAGQTCIAPDYLYVHQPIKALFLEELTKAIKELYGAQPIQNPNFTHIVSERHFDRLTTFLSNGDLYYGGETDRDQLAIAPTILTNLDWQAPVMQDEIFGPILPVLEFTSLTEVLNGVLDHPKPLSLYLFSENQSVQETVLQTLSFGGGCVNDTVYHFASPYLPFGGVGSSGIGAYHGKGSFDTFSHEKSVLKQTTRFDLPYRYPNVKNGLKKIKRFLK
- a CDS encoding sigma 54-interacting transcriptional regulator — protein: MIPFDLTLNAIALPWDETPSRKHLVTLSQETLLSALDPSMLCQDIALINSKGDYVGWIPHSLLTHTLYNLWQTTSHFYEALLQAVEDAVTVVDQNGIVLSWNKSAEKLYQCDQEEIIGKPITDFFKEESLMLMNTLKNGTIIEHQYNQSRSDVHVLVSTRPIEINKQQVGGLSVERNINDLVRLNEGLASQTAYIQALEQKIDTINANDPFHKIKGRSPELLSAITLAKKVARTDASVLINGESGVGKELFAQAIHKASSRAKKPFVDLNCGAIPASLFESELFGYEKGAFTGAAREGKQGKFDLAKGGTLFLDEIGELPLDLQVKLLRVLQERDYYRVGGTKAIPFDVRIIAATNRNLEEMISEGTFRQDLYYRLNVVSIQIPPLRSRIEDIPELVQLFVQEFSNKYHRPIPTIAPEVMYTFLHHPWGGNIRQLRNTIEHMIILADEDGIHPHHLPNNLLMNGRKSPTQPEALPIELAPQRGDLEELKTIQQALEKTYGNKSAAAKMLGISRVTLYNKIRKYKLN
- the pruA gene encoding L-glutamate gamma-semialdehyde dehydrogenase produces the protein MVTAYRHEPFTDFTIEENKQAIQEALRNLNSQLGEHFPLVIGGERIQTEEQVISYNPANKTEVIGTVSKVNKELAEKAMQVALETFETWKNWDPESRARILFKAAAIIRRRKQEFNAYLVKEGGKPWKEADGETAECIDFLEYYGRQMLRLKNGSKVNSRANEFNTFTYIPLGVGIVISPFNFSLAIMGGTTVAAIVTGNTVLLKPSDRTPVVAAKFVEVMEEAGLPAGVLNYIPGAEPEIGDYLVGHPKTRFVSFTGSRAVGCHIYEHAAKVQPGQKWLKRVIAEMGGKDTVVVDESADIDLAVESIVYSAFGYAGQKCSAGSRAVVHEKIYDEVLEKCVALTKTLTVGTPEEGQYMGPVIDKGQFDKIMNYIEIGKGEGRLVTGGEGDDSIGYFIQPTIIADVDEKARIMQEEIFGPVLAFCKAKDMDHLMEIANNTEYGLTGAFLSKNQAHLERARREFHVGNLYLNRGCTAAIVGYQPFGGFNMSGTDSKAGGPDYLIQHMQAKSIGEQL